Part of the Scyliorhinus torazame isolate Kashiwa2021f chromosome 25, sScyTor2.1, whole genome shotgun sequence genome, ggggagtgggtaagtgtttgggggggtgtcagtgttcgggttggtcagtgtttggggggtcagtgtttggggagtgggtgagtgtttggggggtcagtgtttggggagggggccagtgtttggggtgtcagtgtttggggtgtcagtgtttgggggggtcagtgtttgggggggtcagtgtttgggggggtcagtgattgggggggtcagtgtttggggggctcagtgtttggggagtgggtcagtgtttggggcgtcagtgtttggggagggggccagtgtttgggggggtcagtgtttgggggggtcagtgtttgggagggggccagtgtttcgggtgtcagtgtttggggggtcagtgtttgggggagtcagtgtttagggggtcagtgtttgggggagtcagtgtatggggggtcagtgtttgcgggggtcagcgtttggggagtgtgtcagtgttttgggggctcagtgtttggggagtgggtcagtgtttgggggggtcagtgtttggggagggggccagtgtttggggtgtcagtgtttgggggggtcagtgtttgggggggggtcagtgtttggggggatcagtgtttgggggggtcagtgtttggggagggggccagtgtttcgggtgtcagtgtttgggggtgtcagtgtttgggggagtcagtgtatggggggtcagtgtttgcgggggtcagtgtttggggtgtgtgtcagtgttttggggggtcagtgtttggggtgggGGCCAGTGTttggagtgtcagtgtttgggggggtcagtctttggggtgtcagtgtttggggtgtcAGCGTTTGGGGGGTCAgtatttgggggggtcagtgttggggggtcagtgtttggtgggttagtgtttggggagggggccagtgtttcgggtgtcagtgtatggggggggtcagtgtttgggggggtcagtgtttggggagtgggtcagtgtttggggtggtcagtgtttggggagggggccagtgtttggagtgtcagtgtttggggggtcagtgtttggggggtcagtgatagggggggtcagtgtttggggggctcagtgtttggggagggggccagtgtttcgggtgtcagtgtttggggggctcagtgtttggggagggggccagtgtttggagtgtcagtgtttgggggagggggggtcagtgtttggggagggggccagtgtttccGGTGTCAGTGTttggagtgtcagtgtttggggggggggggggtcagtgtttggggagggggccagtgtttccGGTGTCAGTGTttggagtgtcagtgtttggggaggaggCCAGTGTttggagtgtcagtgtttggggggggtgtcagtgcttggggagggggtcagtgtttcggggggaaagtgtttgtgggggtcagtgtttggggaggaggCCAGTGTttggagtgtcagtgtttggggggggggggtcagtgcttggggagggggtcagtgtttcgGAGGGAAAGTGTttgtgggggtcagtgtttgggaagtGGAGGGTTTGATTATTGAAACATTGCAATCTGTGATGTCTAATTGCTGATTTACAATTTATTGATTATCAATTCCAGTCATTCACATCGGCCAAATTATTTGGAATTTGATGAATTTTCGATTTGAGCTGTAATTTAAATTTTCCTTCTTGTTTCCTCTCCCCTTGTTCTCTTCAATCCTCCCCTCCTCCAGGAGAAATCGCGGGGTGTTTTGCGGGAATGGTATTTGCACAATCCGTACCCCTCTCCCCGGGAGAAGCGGGAATTGGCTGAAGGCACCGGACTGACCACAACACAGGTCAGCAACTGGTTTAAAAACCGGAGGCAGCGGGACAGAGCGTCTGAGACTAAAGACAGGTAAggaatgggaatgggaatgggcgGGAACAGGGGGTAAACCGGGGTTTGGAAGGGCTGGGAATGGGGAGTAATCCGGGATTGGGAATGGCTGTGAATGGGGAGTAATCCGGAATTGGGATAGGCTGTGAATGGGGAGTAATCCGGGATTGGGGATAGGCTGTGAATGGGGAGTAATCCGGGATTGGGAATGGCTGTGAATGGGGAGTAATCCGGAATTGGGATAGGCTGCGAATGGGGAGTAATCCGGGATTGGGATAGGCTGTGAATGGGGAGTAATCCGGGATTGGGAATGGCTGCGAATGGGGAGTAATCCGGGATTGGGATGGGCTGTGAATGGGGAGTAATCTGGGATTGGTATAGGCTGTGAATGGGGAGTAATCCGGGATTGGGAATGGCTGCGAATGGGGAGTAATCCGGGATTGGGATGGGCTGTGAATAGGGAGTAATCCGGAATTGGGATAGGCTGTGAATGGGGAGTAATCCGGGATTGGGAATGGCTGCGAATGGGGAGTAATCCGGGATTGGGATGGGCTGTGAATGGGGAGTAATCTGGGATTGGTATAGGCTGTGAATGGGGAGTAATCCGGGATTGGGATGGGCTGTGAATGGGGAGTAATCTGGGATTGGGAATGGCTGTGAATGGGGAGTAATCTGGGATTGGTATAGGCTGTGAATGGGGAGTATTCCGGGATTGGGAATGGCTGCGAATGGGGAGTAATCCGGGATTGGGATGGGCTGTGAATGGGGAGTAATCTGGGATTGGTATAGGCTGTGAATGGGGAGTAATCCGGGATTGGGAATGGCTGTGAATGGGGAGTAATCCGGGATTGGGATGGGCTGTGAATGGGGAGTAATCTGGGATTGGGAATGGCTGTGAATGGGGAGTAATCTGGGATTGGTATAGGCTGTGAATGGGGAGCAATCCGGGATTGGGATAGGCTGTGAATGGGGAGTAATCCGGGATTGGGAATGGCTGCGAATGGGGAGTAATCCGGGATTGGGATAGGCTGCGAATGGGGAGTAATCCGGGATTGGGATAGGCTGTGAATGGGGAGTAATCCGGGATTGGGATAGGCTGCGAATGGGGAGTAATCCGGGATTGGGAATGGCTGCGAATGGGGAGTAATCCGGGATTGGGAATGGCTGCGAATGGGGAGTAATCCGGGATTGGGATTGGCTGCGAATGGGGAGTAATCCGGGATTGGGAATGGCTGCGAATGGGGAGTAATCCGGGATTGGGAATGGCTGCGAATGGGGAGTAATCCGGGATTGGGATAGGCTGTGAATGGGGAGTAATCCGGGATAGGGAATGGCTGCGAATGGGGAGTAATCCGGGATTGGGATAGGCTGTGAATGGGGAGTAATCCGGGATTGGGAATGGCTGCGAATGGGGAGTAATCCGGGATTGGGATGGGCTGTGAATGGGGAGTAATCCGGGATTGGGATAGGCTGCGAATGGGGAGTAATCCGGGATTGGGAATGGCTGGCCATGCACAAAGCAGGGCTAACACATGTTGTTCTCTATGCCAGGAGGTGTGGATAGAATTCCAGCCAGGAACACTGCCATTTATTGATCTAATCAATTGATTCTTGATCTGACTGAGGGATATTATTGGTCTAACTGATGCCGTGATGAAGATGTGGAATTAATGATCCTTCTTTGATTCACTCACTCAGAGAGAACACTAACCCGCACGGCAAAGATTCGCTGAAGCAGCTGTCCCGGGCCAAACTCCTCCTCAGCAGCTCTGACGAAGAGGAGCTCTCTCCGGACCAGAGCCCCCTCCCTCGAGCTGGGACCCCGGGAATTCTGTATCCTGGAAGCCTCCATCCCCAGTCGCTGAACCCCGTCCTCCCTCTGACCAGCGCTGTCCTTCAACACCCAGATCTCATTCATTCCCACATGATGGAGGAAGGTATCCTGGGATCCCTGACAAGCAGCCTGGTAGACCTGGGATCATGAACTGCAGGAAAATTATTCCGAGTGAATCAAAAAAGCAAATACTGGGGGACAGGGAACGGGAAAATCCCCCGGTGATGGGGTGGAACTTTAGCATTTTAacaaattgtaaaaaaaataacaATTAGGAAAAAAGTTTTCAAAGTTAGTTTAATACGTCTGACAAACTAATTAGCAGAAATCTATTTGACTAAAGCCTTCTaggctggtgagtgagtgagggagtgggagggtgggagggtgagggagtgggaggtTGAGGGTTGCAAGGGCGAGGGGTCAGATGCGagggtgagaatcatagaatcaacagtgcagaaggaggccattcggcccatcgagtctgcaccggcccttggaaagagcaccctactttagcccacgcctccaccccattcccgtaacccagtaaccccaccaaacctttttgggcactatggggcaattttaacgcagctaatccacctaacctgcacatatttggacttatccatttccaagatggcgccggagcggggCAAGCTGTGCCCTGCATGCCCTcgaatcttttactctcgttctatgcttctaaaacctcattctaactcttttattaagttgatcttttctctacaccttgctctaactgtaacattatattctgcagtctctccttcctccccgatgtacggtacgcattgtttgtacagcatgcaagaaacaatacttttcactgtatactaatacttgtgacaataataaatcaaatcaaatcaaaatcaaatcaaatgtgggaggaaaccggagcacccggaggaaacccacgcagacacggggagagcgggcagactccgcacagacagtgacccagcggggaatcgaacctagttccctggcgctgtgaagcaacagtgctaaccactgtgctactgtgccactcgaggagggggtgggagagtgagggagtggggggggggggttgaggagatgTGAGGGTGGGAAGGTCCCATCGCGATGCTCTGATCGAGTTCCACCCCGCGCTCATGAATGACCCAGTTACATCTGTCTAACGGGCCCAGCCCCCTAATCTCCAGCCCCCTGGGGCGGGGATTATTACACCAAACGTCAGCCTGACTTGGTGGACCTCGCGGTAACCAAGGGGTAATCTCCTTAAGGGATAACCCCCAAggtccatctgagggccacccaCCCCCACAATGTACCACCTGCCCACCCCAGACCCCCAAGAGACCCCCAAAATAGGAGACCCTCccagacccccttaatagggagaacaCCCCAGGGACCGCCTaactaaaggaccccccccccacacacacacacacaaggaaccTCATGTCTAAAGGgatcccccacagtgaccccctgactaaagggagccccccctcaccatccagTCCTACCTTGCAGAAAAGAGACCGCTGTCTCGgagttagagagcagtccagacaggcacAGTGAGAaagattacagctgtaacactcacCCCAATGCTCCACCTGTCCATTCCCGTTTCAaatccctcagatccattagctacaAGTCATTCATTCCTTCCCAGTAGTGGGCTGtggttgacagcttccacaaaacagctgaaaccttgattcattcatcgcccttcatggatgagtgactctataagtgctgaaaccccaacaTTTCCAAACAGTAACCACatgaaagagaggtaagtgcattccaatcacatgcttgagtgattggaatacacTTAGTGATTGGTTTGATGTGGTTGACGTTTGGAAACTTGGGGGTTTCAGCACTtatagagtcactcatccatgaagggtgatgaatgaatcaaggctgcagctgttttgtgggagctgtcaatcacagcccactactgggAAGGAATGAATGGcttcagctaatggatctgaggggttgaaacacaggtaacagctgttcattccaggaatcGACAGGTGGAGcatccaggtgagtgttacagctgtaatcttTACACTGCCCCTGttgggactgctctctagcttctagacagggtctcttttctgagggggacagagggatggtgcggtctgtgtgtgtgggggggaggaaagTCCCTTTAGTAAGGGGGTTCCTGTGGGTGGAAGGGGGTCCTTAAGTTAGAGGGTCTCtccagttagggggtctctgtcagGGGGGGGTCTCTCAGGTAGGGAGTCCCGGGGAAAGGGTCTCACTATTACGGGGGTCCTTGGGGGGGTCTTCCTATTTATGGGTtcccttggggggagggggcgggtcagGTCACCCGGttcttgggggaagggggggcacccaggcaatctggggtTGGGGGCTGTTTTGAGGAGCGGGATGGGTGAAGGGGGGCTGGTTTGCGGACcaggggggtggggagctggtttgggggggtggggcggcTAGTTTGAGGAGCGGGGGGGgtagttgggggtgtgtggggggagatgatttgcagagagacggggggggggtgggggggtggggggggctggtttgagtaacgaggggtgtgtggggggggctggtttgtggagggggggtgggggggctattgGGACCCCGCTATCTGTCTGCCTGTTCGAAATGGCGGCCCAATGACGACATTCCCTCGGGAATCCGCCGTATTCCTCGGCAGCCGTGACTTTGCTTGGATCGGGATCCGGAACTGCTTCGGGATTTCCACTCCCGGAGGAATGTGAATAAGAATCTCGCCCGGGATGATTTGAGCACCagaggggaggggcgtgggggaggggcggtggggggggggggggctcgaggggGGGTTATTGGATGTGAGATGTTTAGTGTTTCTGCAACGCGGGGGCACCTTCGATTCGCTCACTTCTCAGAATCCCGACATTTGGATGCAACAGTTGTGAAGGTTTCTAATAAAAATGTATTTTTGAATAAAGTTACAAAAAACAGCGAGGCGTgtctgagtgccggggagtgggggtgtgggggagagcgagtggaggggtagTGTGGTGGGGGGACTGTTGTGTGGGGGTCTGTCGTGTGGGGGACTGTCGTGTGGGGGGACTGCCGTGTGGGGGGACTGTCGTGTGGGGGGACTGTCGTGTGGGGGGACTGTCGTGTGGGGGGACTGCCGTGTGGGGGGACTGTCGTGTGGGGGGGACTGTCGTGTGGGGGGTCTGTCGTGTGGGGGGACTGTCGTGTGGGGGGACTGTCGTGTGGGGGTCTGTCGTGTGGGGGTCTGTCGTGTGGAGGGACTGTCGTGTGGGGGTCTGTCGTGTGGGGGTCTGTCGTGTGGGGGGACTGTCGTGTGGGGGTAGTGTGATGAGGCTCGGCCATTCCAGAGGGGCAGTTATGAGTtaaccaccttgctgtgggtctggagtcacctgtaggccagaccggggaaggacggcggatttccttcatgagtgaaccagatggggttttacaacaatcgatgattgtTGCCGCGGTCGCCGTTCCTGAAAcctgctttcaattccagattcggTGAATTGAATATAAATTCCACCAGCGGCTCTAGTGgggtttgaacccgtgtcccccagaacattatcctgggGGTCTCTGGATTTGTCATCCAGTTTCAGGTAAATTTTGTGCAGGATGAATAGAGATTCAACAAATAAACTTTCAAATctgtaatcgcactctccccctcactccccgcaccctttaataccccacccagcctaatcccactctcaccctcactccccgcaccctttactatcccacccagtctaatcccactctccccctcactccccgcaccctttaatatcccacccagcctaatcgctcactccccgcaccctttaatatcccacccagtctaatcccactctcaccctcactccccgcaccctttattagcccacccagtctaatccctcactccccgcacactttaatatcccaaccagtctaatcccactctcccctcactccccgcaccctttaatatcccacccagtctaatcccactctcaccctcactccccgcacccttcaatatcccacccagtctaatcccactctcaccctcactccccacaccctttaatatcccacccagcttaatcccactctccccctcactccccgcaccccttaatatcccacccagtctaatcccactccccctcactccccgcaccctttaatatcccacccagcctaatcccactctcccactcactccccgtaccccttaatatcccacccagtctaatcccactccccctcactccccgcaccctttaatatcccacccagcctaatcccactctccccctcactccccgcaccccttaatatcccacccagtctaatcccactccccctcactccccgcaccctttactatcccagacagactaatcccactctcccctcagtccccacaccctttaatatcccacccagtctattcccactctcccctcagtccccacaccctttaatatcccacccagcctaatcccagtctccccctcactccccgcaccccttaatatcccacccagtctaatcccactccccctcactccccgcaccctctaatatcccacccagtctaatcccactctcccctcactccccacaccctttaatatcccaccctgtcgaatcccactctccccctcactccccgcgccctttaatatcccacccagcctaatcgctcaatccccgcaccctttaatatcccacccagtctaatcccactctcaccctcactccccgcaccctttaatatcccacccagtctaatcccactctcccctcacaccctttaatatcccacccagtctaatcccactctcaccctcactccccgcaccctttaatatcccacccagtttattcccactctcaccctcactccccgcaccctttaatatcccacccagtctaatcccactctcccctcactccccacgccctttaatatcccacccagtctaatcccactctctcctcactccccgcacgctttaatatcccacccagtctaatcccactctcccctcactccccgcacctttaatatcccacccagtcaaatcccactctcaccctcactccccgcaccctttaatatcccacccagtctaatcccactctcccctcactccccacaccctttaatatcccacccagtctaatcccactctcctcctcactccccacaccctttaatatcccacccagtctatttcccactctccccctcactccccacaccctttaatatcccgcccagtctatttcccactctccccctcactccccacaccctttaatatcccacccagtctaatcccactctccccctcactccccgcaccctttaatttacccagtctaatcccactctcccctgactccccacacgctttaatatcccaccctgtctaatcccactctccccctcactccccacaccctttaatttcccacccagtctaatcccactctcccctgactccccacacgctttaatatcccaccctgtctaatcccactctccccctcactccccacacccttaaatatcccacccagtctaatcccactctcccctcactccccacgccctttaatatcccacccagtctaatcccactctcccctccatccccacaccatttaatatcccacccagtctaatcccactctcccctccctccccacaccatttaatatcccacccagtctaatcccactctccccctcactcccacaccctttaatatcccacccagtctaatcccactctcccctcactccccacaccctt contains:
- the LOC140402278 gene encoding homeobox protein SIX1-like, producing MSILSSFGFTEEQVACVCEVLQQGGSIERLGRFLWSLPACEQLHKNESVLKAKAAVAFHRGNFRELYKILESCQFSVESHPKLQQLWLKAHYAEAEKLRGRPLGAVGKYRVRRKFPLPRTIWDGEETSYCFKEKSRGVLREWYLHNPYPSPREKRELAEGTGLTTTQVSNWFKNRRQRDRASETKDRENTNPHGKDSLKQLSRAKLLLSSSDEEELSPDQSPLPRAGTPGILYPGSLHPQSLNPVLPLTSAVLQHPDLIHSHMMEEGILGSLTSSLVDLGS